A section of the Salmo trutta chromosome 4, fSalTru1.1, whole genome shotgun sequence genome encodes:
- the LOC115191308 gene encoding uncharacterized protein LOC115191308 isoform X2: MAKCMVFHTQIASIMEVLANAAVAEICKLVDDDYAVFHLEITQSQKENRTLRRKLLELKVARERAERTARERVLAIRPSRVKILDRYRGMARGEGHLTGGNRSFVTPTGHNTWRDDQPITVDERSGFSTQNIIVIESADPEAVGPGVKQERSGGEEDPQHSRDIQTGAASGAPPVATEDPATAQPRTRHSITEERLQLLPEGGEAPEGPHRGETLQLYPV; this comes from the exons atggctaagtgtatggtttttcacactcaaatagcctccattatggaggtgctagcgaatgcagccgtggcagagatctgtaaactcgtagatgacgactatgcagtgtttcatttggaaataactcaaagccagaaagaaaacaggacattgcggaggaaactactggaactgaaggtggcacgggagcgcgcagagaggACAGCGCGAGAGCGCGTTCTCGCCATTCGTCCCAGTCgtgtcaagatcctcgaccgatacagaggaatggcaagag gtgaaggacatctcactggaggcaACAGGAGCTTTGTGACGCCAAcgggacacaatacatggagagatgaccaaccaatcactgttgatgagaGAAGTGGATTCTCAACCCAGAACATTAtcgtgatagag tctgcagatCCAGAGGCTGTAGGTCCTGGGGTCAAACAGGAGAggtctggaggagaggaagacccACAACACAGCAGAGACATCCAGACTGGAGCAGCGTCTGGAGCGCCCCCGGTTGCAACGGAGGACCCCGCCACAGCGCAGCCCAGGACCCGACACAGCATCACAGAG GAAAGGCTTCAGCTGCTCCCAGAAGGTggagaggcaccagagggtccacacaggggagaaacccttcagctgtacccagtgtga
- the LOC115191308 gene encoding zinc finger protein 264-like isoform X1 — translation MAKCMVFHTQIASIMEVLANAAVAEICKLVDDDYAVFHLEITQSQKENRTLRRKLLELKVARERAERTARERVLAIRPSRVKILDRYRGMARGEGHLTGGNRSFVTPTGHNTWRDDQPITVDERSGFSTQNIIVIESADPEAVGPGVKQERSGGEEDPQHSRDIQTGAASGAPPVATEDPATAQPRTRHSITEVSGTQNAVLKSETDTETLTVTHRFLHTGSDHRSDPERLGPLGCPPAPGSEYLPVFHQSQRTVNSRGDVDALDTGGDDPSCSYTTEMDPGNISLGLETQTDLSRGDWNRYSSSVYSEGCLDKKGEVIVVDEGKVEGDAPPTWNADSHLGDGHSQGRDFLNYRGSLETNANVATHSSLDAFRGRDPVFMSMAPSDSHGQILFDQVLNSNDRARVQAQGEGATSGNSKEKRFLCMFCRKGFSCSQKVERHQRVHTGEKPFSCTQCEKRFSRQDNLKMHQRVHTGEKPFSCTQCHMRFAQAGHLKMHLKVHTGERPFDCTHCGKRFSERRNLRIHQQKNHATL, via the exons atggctaagtgtatggtttttcacactcaaatagcctccattatggaggtgctagcgaatgcagccgtggcagagatctgtaaactcgtagatgacgactatgcagtgtttcatttggaaataactcaaagccagaaagaaaacaggacattgcggaggaaactactggaactgaaggtggcacgggagcgcgcagagaggACAGCGCGAGAGCGCGTTCTCGCCATTCGTCCCAGTCgtgtcaagatcctcgaccgatacagaggaatggcaagag gtgaaggacatctcactggaggcaACAGGAGCTTTGTGACGCCAAcgggacacaatacatggagagatgaccaaccaatcactgttgatgagaGAAGTGGATTCTCAACCCAGAACATTAtcgtgatagag tctgcagatCCAGAGGCTGTAGGTCCTGGGGTCAAACAGGAGAggtctggaggagaggaagacccACAACACAGCAGAGACATCCAGACTGGAGCAGCGTCTGGAGCGCCCCCGGTTGCAACGGAGGACCCCGCCACAGCGCAGCCCAGGACCCGACACAGCATCACAGAGGTCAGTGGAACGCAGAACGCCGTCCTCAAGTCAGAGACCGACACAGAGACTTTAACTGTAACACACAGGTTCTTAcacacaggatctgaccacagatcagacccagagagactagggccactgggctgtcctcctgctccTGGTTCAGAGTATTTACCGGTATTTCACCAGAGCCAGAGGACTGTTAATTCCCGTGGGGATGTTGACGCATTAGACACTGGCGGTGATGATCCATCTTGTTCTTACActacagagatggaccctggcaacatatccttgggtttagagacacagactgatctgtctagaggggactggaaccggtacagtagtagtgtgtactctgaagggtgcctagataagaaaggggaggttATAGTGGTAGATGAGGGGAAAGTGGAGGGCGATGCTCCTCCCACATGGAATGCAGATAGTCACCTAGGAGATGGACATTCACAGGGCAGAGATTTCTTAAATTACAGGGGAAGCTTAGAGACAAATGCAAATGTCGCCACCCATTCCTCTTTAGATGCGTTCAGGGGTCGTGACCCAGTGTTCATGTCGATGGCACCTTCCGATTCACACGGCCAGATCCTTttcgatcaggtattgaactcaaacgACAGGGCTAGAGTCCAGGCTCAGGGAGAAGGAGCCACATCAGGCAATAgtaaagagaaacggttcctctgcatgttctgtagGAAAGGCTTCAGCTGCTCCCAGAAGGTggagaggcaccagagggtccacacaggggagaaacccttcagctgtacccagtgtgagaagaggttctcccgccAGGACAACCTAAAGATGCACCAGagagtccacacaggggagaaacccttcagctgtacccagtgtcacatgcgcttcgcccaggctggtcacctgaagatgcacctgaaggtccacacgggagaaCGGCCGTTCGACTGTACGCACtgcgggaagaggttctcagagaggagaaacctcaggatacaccagcagaaaaaccaTGCCACTCTATGA